The following coding sequences lie in one Arachis hypogaea cultivar Tifrunner chromosome 9, arahy.Tifrunner.gnm2.J5K5, whole genome shotgun sequence genomic window:
- the LOC112711095 gene encoding uncharacterized protein, which yields MTYMDEDGSSGSGDDANMLDGHKRHPVAVPSGSGSRKRSRKATGDAIVDAMLEIAAASKMRASVILKNEDRFSISRCIKVLDELQGVDDRVYFLALDLFENNATAREIFVSLKGDRRLPWLQGKCGVSSS from the coding sequence ATGACTTACATGGATGAGGATGGTTCTTCTGGATCTGGAGATGATGCGAACATGTTGGATGGGCACAAGCGTCACCCTGTTGCTGTGCCATCTGGTTCAGGTAGCCGTAAGCGAAGCCGAAAGGCTACCGGAGATGCCATTGTTGACGCCATGCTCGAGATAGCTGCTGCTTCAAAGATGAGGGCAAGTGTGATCCTGAAGAACGAGGACAGGTTCTCCATCAGCAGGTGCATCAAGGTGTTGGATGAGTTGCAGGGTGTTGATGATCGAGTCTACTTCCTCGCCTTGGACTTGTTTGAGAACAATGCCACTGCCCGTGAGATCTTCGTCTCTCTCAAGGGTGACAGGAGATTGCCTTGGTTACAGGGAAAATGTGGTGTTTCCTCTAGTTGA